The proteins below come from a single Chitinophaga pinensis DSM 2588 genomic window:
- the upp gene encoding uracil phosphoribosyltransferase, with amino-acid sequence MIVNLSSTNSLVGEWLSEIRSAEIQTDRMRFRRNMERVGEIAAYEISKTLEYEEKEIQTPLGIANCRVLKQQPVLATILRAGLALHQGLLHYFDKADHAFISAYRKHKHDGTFDINLEYVSSPSIDGQVVILSDPMLATGASLVKTIEHLQSLGKPKHIHLVVAIACTVGIEYVQRHADNNLSIWAGDIDDELTAKGYIVPGLGDAGDLAFGNKLQQ; translated from the coding sequence ATGATAGTGAATCTAAGTAGTACCAATTCGTTAGTGGGAGAATGGCTAAGTGAGATAAGAAGCGCAGAAATCCAGACAGACCGTATGCGTTTCAGACGCAATATGGAAAGAGTGGGCGAAATCGCCGCTTATGAGATCAGCAAAACATTGGAATACGAGGAGAAAGAAATACAGACGCCGCTTGGTATCGCTAATTGCCGGGTATTAAAACAACAACCTGTTCTCGCTACTATCCTGAGAGCTGGCCTTGCATTACACCAGGGTTTGCTGCACTACTTTGATAAAGCTGATCATGCCTTCATTTCTGCGTACCGTAAGCATAAACACGACGGTACATTTGATATCAACCTTGAATACGTATCCAGTCCGTCTATTGATGGCCAGGTAGTTATCCTTTCAGATCCCATGCTCGCTACCGGCGCGTCCCTGGTGAAAACCATCGAACACCTGCAAAGCCTGGGTAAACCAAAGCATATCCACCTTGTAGTAGCCATCGCCTGTACCGTAGGAATTGAATATGTACAAAGACACGCCGACAACAATCTGAGCATCTGGGCCGGTGACATTGATGACGAACTAACGGCCAAAGGCTATATTGTACCCGGACTTGGAGATGCCGGAGACCTCGCATTTGGAAATAAGCTACAGCAGTAA
- a CDS encoding peroxiredoxin, giving the protein MSLRLGDTAPNFQAKTSQGDIDFYEFLGDSWGVLFSHPADYTPVCTTELGKTAQLKDDFAKRNVKVLALSVDPLEKHLGWINDINETQNTDVQFPIIADEDRKVSDLYDMIHPNASETFTVRSLFIIGPDKKVKLMITYPASTGRNFNEILRVIDSLQLTANYSVATPANWVDGEDVIVTAAVKTEDIPGRFPKGHKIVKPYLRTTPQPNK; this is encoded by the coding sequence ATGAGCTTAAGATTAGGAGATACCGCACCGAACTTTCAGGCTAAGACTTCACAGGGTGATATTGATTTTTATGAGTTCCTGGGAGACAGCTGGGGAGTATTATTTTCACATCCGGCTGACTATACACCCGTATGTACTACCGAATTAGGTAAAACAGCACAACTTAAAGACGATTTCGCAAAGCGTAATGTAAAAGTACTGGCGCTGAGCGTAGATCCACTGGAAAAACACCTGGGTTGGATCAACGATATCAACGAAACACAGAACACAGATGTTCAGTTTCCTATTATCGCTGACGAAGACAGGAAAGTTTCCGATCTTTATGATATGATCCATCCGAATGCTTCAGAAACCTTTACAGTAAGGTCTTTGTTCATTATCGGACCTGATAAAAAAGTAAAACTGATGATCACTTATCCGGCTTCAACCGGCAGAAACTTCAATGAGATTCTGCGTGTGATCGACTCTCTGCAGCTGACTGCTAACTACAGCGTAGCGACTCCTGCAAACTGGGTTGATGGTGAAGACGTTATCGTGACCGCTGCGGTGAAAACCGAAGATATTCCGGGTCGTTTCCCAAAAGGTCATAAGATCGTTAAGCCTTACTTAAGAACAACGCCTCAGCCGAACAAATAA
- a CDS encoding SAM-dependent methyltransferase: MAQPGKVYLIPTVLSADTLHTIPAYVTPVVQQISVFFVENERTARRYLKALDKSINIDALQLLLMSEHQPPDTALAKQLLLSGKDIGVISEAGCPAIADPGHLVVQVAHAIEAPVIPMVGPNSMLLALMASGMNGQNFQFVGYLPVKPPERIKAIRDLEMQSQKKQQTQLFIETPYRNNQLLKDLLDNCKDNTQICVAADITGPEEFIRTKTVKAWKQVLPELHKKPAIFLLLAQ; this comes from the coding sequence ATGGCGCAACCTGGTAAGGTATACCTGATACCCACTGTACTCAGTGCAGACACGCTGCATACCATTCCTGCGTATGTGACGCCGGTGGTACAACAGATCAGCGTATTCTTTGTGGAGAATGAGCGTACAGCCAGAAGATATTTAAAGGCGCTTGATAAAAGCATCAACATCGATGCCCTGCAATTATTACTGATGTCTGAACATCAGCCTCCTGATACCGCCCTGGCAAAACAGCTACTGCTTTCCGGTAAGGATATCGGTGTGATCAGTGAAGCGGGCTGTCCGGCTATTGCAGATCCGGGACATCTAGTTGTACAGGTGGCACATGCCATAGAAGCCCCTGTCATTCCTATGGTTGGCCCTAACTCTATGCTACTCGCACTGATGGCTTCCGGTATGAATGGACAGAACTTTCAGTTTGTCGGCTATCTGCCGGTAAAACCACCCGAAAGAATCAAAGCGATCCGTGACCTGGAAATGCAGTCACAGAAGAAACAACAAACACAGCTCTTTATAGAAACACCTTACCGTAATAACCAGTTGCTCAAAGACTTACTGGATAACTGTAAAGACAACACACAGATATGTGTAGCGGCTGATATTACAGGGCCGGAAGAGTTTATCCGGACGAAGACCGTGAAGGCGTGGAAACAGGTATTACCGGAACTGCATAAGAAACCAGCGATATTTCTACTGCTGGCGCAGTAA
- a CDS encoding anhydro-N-acetylmuramic acid kinase has translation MVYNVIGVTSGTSLAGLDLVFVALTEVRGKWTYEIKAAERLAYTSEWEEKLSAAAKLSARDYLLLHAEYGHFTGHAINQFITQHELDHKVHFIAAHGHTVFHVPAQKMTAQLGDGAAIAAVTGLSVIGDLRAMDIALGGKGAPVLPVAEQLLFPDYRFRVNLGENATIAAEQDGQLIAWDVCPANYVLDTLAGMLGRAFDEEGKLAAGGVTDQKLLDALNGLAFYNEKYPKTLAAKFGTGTILPMIQQHQLSTQGKLNTYTQHIAAQIAVAVRQLASQEEGVTHNLLLTGGGTKNTYLVETIQQALQVQNITVTVQEEPFRNALMIALLGALRWRQEPNALASVTGAEKDSVGGALWAV, from the coding sequence ATGGTTTATAATGTAATTGGTGTAACGTCAGGTACTTCGCTGGCAGGATTGGACCTGGTTTTTGTGGCATTGACAGAAGTACGTGGAAAATGGACTTACGAAATAAAGGCGGCAGAACGCCTGGCATATACCTCCGAATGGGAGGAAAAACTGAGTGCTGCGGCAAAACTGTCTGCCCGGGATTACCTGTTGCTCCATGCTGAATATGGACATTTTACCGGCCATGCTATCAATCAGTTCATTACACAGCATGAACTCGACCATAAAGTACATTTTATTGCTGCACACGGACATACAGTATTCCATGTGCCTGCACAGAAAATGACCGCCCAGCTGGGAGATGGCGCTGCTATTGCTGCCGTTACCGGCCTGTCGGTGATCGGTGATCTGCGTGCGATGGATATCGCTTTAGGCGGAAAAGGAGCGCCGGTACTGCCGGTGGCAGAACAACTGCTGTTCCCGGATTACCGTTTCCGGGTGAACCTGGGAGAAAATGCGACTATCGCAGCGGAACAGGATGGTCAGCTGATCGCATGGGACGTTTGTCCGGCTAATTATGTGCTGGATACCCTGGCGGGAATGCTGGGCCGTGCATTTGATGAAGAAGGTAAACTGGCAGCTGGCGGTGTGACCGATCAGAAACTGCTGGATGCGCTGAACGGATTGGCTTTCTACAATGAAAAATACCCCAAGACATTGGCAGCAAAATTCGGAACCGGTACTATTCTGCCGATGATCCAGCAACATCAGCTGTCAACACAAGGGAAACTGAATACTTATACGCAGCACATTGCCGCGCAGATTGCGGTAGCCGTACGACAACTGGCTTCTCAGGAAGAAGGTGTAACGCATAATCTCTTACTGACAGGTGGTGGTACGAAGAATACCTACCTGGTAGAGACAATACAGCAGGCGTTACAGGTACAAAATATTACGGTAACTGTTCAGGAAGAACCTTTCAGGAATGCGCTGATGATTGCATTACTGGGGGCATTGCGCTGGAGACAGGAACCAAATGCACTGGCATCTGTAACAGGTGCTGAAAAAGATAGTGTAGGCGGGGCTTTGTGGGCAGTGTGA
- a CDS encoding vWA domain-containing protein, with amino-acid sequence MQKHLTLLLLGFMAFSIAGIPNEGFAQSIARLSPATQSFKITGRVTDHNNNQPLAGVTIRIRGKGSNSGTITNIDGRFEMLIDTTTVVDVMYIGYKTKTLTLRKGRSRSSYMIQLDPVNTSLQEDVVVNAMIVPEAPKTVAGSPVVNAYMKSASPAFYGSRAPQFNTEDYSPVNENRFHTVASDPLSTFSIDVDRASYSNVRRFLNEGNMPPVDAVRVEEMINYFDYKYSNPTGNTPVAVRTDMAICPWNTAHQLVRIALKGKDVAKDNLPPSNLVFLIDVSGSMSDAKKLPLVKQAFKLLVNQLRPVDRVAIVVYAGAAGLVLPSTSGDHKTAILDALDKLEAGGSTAGGEGVQLAYKTATEYLLKSGNNRVIIATDGDFNVGPSSDGELQRIIEKKREKGIFLSVLGFGMGNYKDNKLELLADKGNGNYAYIDNFEEARRTFATEFGGTLFTIAKDVKLQVEFNPKYVQSYRLVGYENRLLNNEDFNDDKKDAGDMGAGHTVTALYEVVPVGVQTGQPAVDPLKYQQNQPVSGDNTEVLTVKLRYKNPADTSSQLISQVLHWKRQDISAAPEDFRMATAVADFGLLLRNSEHKGNASYEQVLKLAGNARGTDEEGYRAEFIQLVKKAQLISNNHGTK; translated from the coding sequence ATGCAAAAACATCTCACGCTGCTGCTCCTGGGCTTTATGGCTTTCAGTATTGCAGGTATACCTAATGAAGGATTTGCACAATCGATCGCCAGGCTTTCCCCTGCAACTCAATCTTTTAAAATTACAGGCCGGGTAACCGACCACAATAACAACCAACCTCTTGCCGGCGTCACCATCAGGATACGTGGGAAAGGCAGCAATTCAGGCACAATAACGAACATTGATGGCCGCTTTGAGATGCTGATAGATACTACAACGGTGGTCGACGTGATGTACATTGGATATAAAACTAAAACCCTTACACTGCGAAAAGGCCGGTCCAGATCATCATATATGATTCAACTGGACCCGGTTAATACAAGTTTGCAGGAAGATGTCGTGGTAAACGCTATGATAGTACCAGAGGCGCCAAAAACTGTAGCTGGTTCACCCGTTGTAAACGCTTACATGAAGAGCGCCAGTCCGGCATTTTACGGTTCAAGAGCGCCACAGTTCAATACGGAAGACTATAGTCCTGTGAATGAAAACCGCTTTCATACGGTGGCCAGTGATCCGCTCAGTACCTTTTCCATTGACGTGGACAGAGCTTCTTATTCCAACGTCCGTCGTTTTCTGAATGAAGGCAATATGCCACCGGTAGATGCGGTGAGAGTGGAAGAAATGATCAACTATTTTGATTATAAATACAGTAATCCAACAGGTAACACACCGGTAGCCGTACGCACTGATATGGCCATATGTCCGTGGAACACCGCACACCAGCTGGTGCGCATTGCCTTAAAAGGGAAAGATGTAGCAAAAGATAACCTGCCTCCTTCCAACCTGGTATTTCTGATCGATGTATCAGGTTCTATGAGTGATGCGAAGAAACTGCCACTGGTAAAACAGGCGTTCAAATTACTGGTGAACCAGTTAAGACCTGTTGACAGGGTAGCGATTGTGGTATATGCCGGCGCTGCAGGACTGGTACTGCCATCGACTTCCGGCGATCATAAAACAGCGATTCTGGATGCCCTGGATAAACTGGAAGCCGGAGGATCCACTGCTGGCGGAGAAGGCGTACAACTAGCCTACAAAACAGCTACTGAATATCTGCTGAAGAGTGGCAACAACCGCGTGATCATTGCGACAGATGGCGACTTTAACGTTGGTCCTTCCAGTGATGGCGAACTGCAACGCATCATCGAAAAGAAACGCGAAAAAGGCATATTCCTTTCCGTACTGGGTTTTGGTATGGGTAATTATAAAGACAATAAGCTGGAATTGCTGGCTGACAAAGGAAACGGTAACTACGCGTATATCGACAATTTCGAAGAGGCACGCCGCACTTTTGCCACCGAATTCGGCGGCACTCTGTTCACCATTGCAAAGGATGTGAAGCTGCAGGTAGAATTCAACCCTAAGTATGTACAATCGTACAGGCTGGTAGGTTATGAGAACAGGCTATTGAATAATGAAGACTTCAATGATGATAAGAAAGACGCCGGCGATATGGGTGCAGGTCATACCGTGACTGCCCTGTACGAAGTGGTTCCGGTAGGCGTACAGACCGGTCAGCCGGCCGTAGATCCTTTAAAGTACCAGCAAAATCAACCTGTGTCCGGCGATAACACGGAAGTGCTAACTGTAAAACTGCGGTATAAAAACCCGGCAGACACCAGCAGTCAGCTGATTTCCCAGGTATTGCACTGGAAACGGCAGGATATCAGCGCAGCGCCTGAAGATTTCCGTATGGCCACTGCTGTTGCGGACTTCGGACTGCTGTTGCGTAACTCCGAACACAAGGGGAACGCCAGTTATGAGCAGGTATTGAAATTAGCCGGAAATGCCCGTGGGACGGACGAAGAAGGCTATCGGGCGGAATTTATTCAATTGGTAAAAAAAGCACAATTAATCAGTAACAATCATGGCACTAAATAG
- a CDS encoding helix-turn-helix transcriptional regulator produces MPKNKDAVSRYRWIDERLRNKRLRKPTLEDLIEFVSGKMDTTISVRTIQKDIQDMRHDPELNYKAPILYDRSTGTYRYTDDTYSINSLPIDEADLQGLEIAIGILEQFRSLPVIVQFEDAILKIATSLKKNREVLEHKGLIKFARTTQYKGAAHIPFIVDAIKGREVIRIAYQSFDRNEPKEHWVEPYHLREYQYRFYLIGKSQKAKGGTLLTFALDRIVDIWPTNKTFDEKNFDDASYYQHAIGVTVPQGEPEKVILAFTPLQGKYIKSQPIHPSQQVEKDNDKECRISINVVINHELQMLLLSYGANVKVLQPASLTEKLSAEAKKMLQNYSS; encoded by the coding sequence ATGCCTAAAAACAAGGATGCTGTTTCGCGTTATCGCTGGATAGACGAGCGTTTACGCAACAAGCGTTTGAGAAAACCCACCCTGGAGGATCTGATTGAATTCGTATCCGGGAAAATGGACACCACCATTTCCGTACGTACGATCCAGAAAGACATCCAGGACATGCGCCATGACCCCGAACTGAACTATAAGGCGCCTATCCTGTACGATCGCAGTACAGGCACTTATCGTTATACTGACGACACCTACTCTATCAATAGTCTGCCCATAGATGAAGCGGATCTCCAGGGGCTGGAAATCGCCATCGGTATACTGGAACAATTCCGCAGTCTCCCTGTCATTGTGCAGTTTGAGGACGCTATCCTCAAAATAGCGACCAGCCTGAAAAAGAACAGGGAAGTACTGGAGCACAAAGGACTGATCAAATTTGCCCGTACCACACAGTACAAAGGCGCTGCGCATATTCCCTTCATCGTAGATGCGATCAAAGGCAGGGAAGTGATACGCATCGCCTATCAGAGTTTTGACCGGAATGAACCGAAAGAACACTGGGTAGAACCGTATCACCTGCGTGAATACCAGTACCGCTTTTACCTGATCGGTAAAAGTCAGAAGGCAAAAGGTGGTACCCTGCTGACATTCGCACTGGACAGGATCGTAGACATCTGGCCGACCAATAAAACATTCGATGAAAAGAACTTCGATGATGCCAGCTATTATCAGCACGCTATCGGCGTGACGGTACCGCAGGGAGAACCAGAAAAAGTGATACTGGCATTTACCCCATTGCAGGGTAAGTACATTAAATCACAACCTATCCATCCTTCACAGCAGGTTGAAAAAGACAATGACAAGGAATGCCGCATTTCTATCAATGTTGTGATCAATCATGAATTACAGATGCTGCTGTTGAGTTATGGCGCAAACGTAAAAGTGCTGCAACCTGCGTCACTGACAGAAAAGCTCTCCGCAGAAGCTAAAAAAATGCTGCAAAATTATTCATCTTAA
- a CDS encoding PorP/SprF family type IX secretion system membrane protein, translated as MKKVLLFFTIALYLMNPARAQDPHFSQFFASPLTLNPAMTGLFSGDFRVSGNYRSQWSSISTPFTTGTAAVDFGILKNVLNYTDIWGVGVMAMYDRTGGGALTSTYLSFSTAYHKGLDPEGNHTLAVGLQATLVQKRLDQTKLIFENQIDNNGYNPAIPNGETFVNPTISYLDPNIGILYNGLVGESSNIYLGASYYHITQPTETFMAQNNNRLTSRYTVHGGGSVPVNGANRIHFSAIFMKQSTASEISFGGAYGFNLNGDDENPTTFYLGSWYRVKDAINPYLGLEIGGFTFGASYDTNVSTLRPASNYRGGIELSLIYIHRRNEGSKYRTLCPRF; from the coding sequence ATGAAAAAAGTGTTGCTGTTTTTCACGATTGCCCTTTATCTGATGAACCCGGCCAGGGCGCAGGATCCGCATTTTTCGCAGTTCTTCGCCTCCCCACTCACACTTAATCCGGCAATGACTGGCCTGTTTTCAGGCGATTTTCGTGTCTCAGGGAACTATCGTTCACAGTGGAGCAGTATTTCGACTCCATTTACCACCGGGACCGCGGCAGTGGACTTCGGCATTCTGAAGAATGTATTGAATTACACAGACATCTGGGGTGTTGGTGTAATGGCGATGTATGACAGAACCGGCGGTGGTGCACTGACCTCTACATACCTGAGTTTTAGTACGGCCTACCATAAAGGACTGGACCCGGAAGGGAACCACACCCTCGCAGTAGGTTTACAGGCTACCCTGGTACAAAAACGTCTGGACCAGACGAAATTGATATTTGAAAACCAGATCGACAATAACGGGTACAATCCTGCTATTCCGAATGGTGAAACATTCGTCAATCCGACCATCTCTTATTTAGATCCGAATATCGGTATCTTGTATAATGGACTTGTGGGCGAATCATCCAATATATATCTGGGTGCGTCTTATTATCATATTACCCAGCCTACTGAAACCTTCATGGCGCAGAACAACAACCGTCTGACCTCCAGGTATACAGTACATGGTGGTGGTTCTGTACCAGTAAATGGGGCTAACCGCATCCACTTCAGTGCTATATTCATGAAGCAGAGTACTGCATCTGAAATATCATTCGGTGGCGCTTATGGTTTCAACCTGAACGGAGACGATGAAAATCCAACCACGTTCTATCTGGGTAGCTGGTACCGTGTTAAAGATGCGATTAACCCGTATCTCGGTCTTGAGATCGGAGGTTTCACCTTCGGTGCTTCATATGACACGAACGTATCTACGCTGAGACCAGCGTCTAACTATCGCGGAGGTATAGAGTTATCTCTTATCTACATACATAGACGTAACGAAGGAAGCAAATACAGAACACTCTGTCCGAGGTTCTGA
- a CDS encoding RluA family pseudouridine synthase has protein sequence MRINDIIIKETADFVILNKPAGMLTIPDRHDNQLDSLQGLLKKHYGEIFTVHRLDKDTSGVILFAKNEVAHKYYSQLFEGRNVKKFYKGLVNGQLHPETGSVDEAIMEHPTIKGRMVTNRKGKNAQTDYQVLEAFGLYSLVQLQIHTGRTHQIRVHMKHLGHPIAVDELYGTAAPVYLSAIKKNYKLGKRVEEERPLLSRLGLHAWQLQFKDQQGEENVIEAPLPKDIQAVVTQLRKNSGRSTELVL, from the coding sequence ATGCGCATTAACGACATCATCATAAAAGAAACGGCAGACTTTGTTATTCTGAACAAACCTGCAGGTATGCTGACCATTCCGGACAGGCATGATAACCAGCTGGATTCCCTCCAGGGATTGCTGAAAAAGCATTACGGTGAAATCTTCACGGTACACCGCCTGGATAAAGACACCAGTGGCGTGATCCTGTTTGCCAAAAATGAGGTAGCCCACAAATATTATTCGCAGCTGTTCGAAGGCCGTAATGTGAAGAAATTCTATAAAGGCCTGGTAAACGGACAATTACACCCGGAAACCGGCAGCGTGGATGAAGCCATTATGGAGCATCCGACCATCAAAGGCAGAATGGTGACCAACAGAAAGGGTAAAAACGCCCAGACTGACTATCAGGTATTAGAAGCATTTGGCCTCTACAGCCTGGTGCAATTACAGATCCATACAGGCCGTACCCACCAGATTCGCGTACATATGAAGCATCTGGGCCATCCGATCGCCGTAGACGAGCTATATGGTACTGCTGCGCCGGTTTATCTGTCTGCTATCAAGAAGAACTATAAACTGGGTAAAAGAGTAGAGGAAGAACGTCCGCTGCTGAGCCGACTAGGACTGCACGCGTGGCAGTTGCAATTCAAAGATCAGCAGGGAGAAGAAAACGTGATTGAAGCCCCGCTGCCAAAAGATATTCAGGCAGTTGTAACGCAGCTGCGTAAAAACAGCGGCAGAAGCACAGAGCTGGTTTTATAA
- the ade gene encoding adenine deaminase: MSTSFQISGNLIDILQQKIYPATVTVENGRIARITEDATTHEQYLLPGFVDAHVHVESSMLTPSQFARLAVVHGTIATVSDPHEIANVLGVQGVEYMLENGKTVPFKFCFGAPSCVPATIFETAGAEVTVADVEALLQKPEVLYLTEMMNFPGVLHEQADVMEKIAAAKRIGKPVDGHAPGLRGEDAKKYIAAGISTDHECFTAAEALDKLQYGMHILIREGSAARNFDALIPLLQDHPEKIMFCSDDKHPDNLVEGHIDALVRRALALKIDLFKVLRAACVNPVLHYKIPAGLLRVGDPADFIVADHPDTFNIKATYINGQLVAQNGETLIPSVIAPVINNFACTPKSTSDFRITADGITAKVKVIEALDGQLITNSFTETLPVVDNQLFSSTEKDILKLAVVNRYQEAPVALGFIRNFGFKQGAIASSVAHDSHNIIVVGVDDESIAEAVNAVITHKGGVSVVSNSEVSILPLPVAGLMSNLDGYEVAAQYSQLDKAAKALGSKLDAPFMTLSFMALLVIPHLKLSDKGLFDGDHFSFTAAIL; this comes from the coding sequence ATGTCCACCTCCTTTCAGATATCCGGTAACCTGATAGATATCCTGCAACAAAAGATCTATCCGGCTACCGTTACCGTTGAAAACGGCCGTATCGCCCGTATTACAGAAGACGCAACGACACATGAACAGTACCTGCTGCCTGGTTTTGTAGATGCACATGTGCACGTAGAAAGCTCTATGCTGACGCCCTCACAATTCGCCAGACTGGCCGTTGTACATGGTACCATAGCTACGGTTTCAGATCCGCACGAAATAGCGAACGTACTGGGTGTACAGGGTGTTGAATACATGCTGGAAAACGGGAAGACCGTTCCCTTTAAGTTCTGCTTCGGCGCGCCTTCCTGCGTACCCGCAACCATCTTTGAAACAGCAGGTGCTGAAGTCACAGTTGCGGATGTAGAAGCATTACTGCAAAAACCGGAAGTACTTTATCTCACAGAGATGATGAACTTCCCCGGCGTACTGCATGAACAGGCAGATGTAATGGAGAAGATTGCAGCGGCAAAACGTATCGGTAAACCTGTTGATGGACATGCACCTGGTCTGCGGGGCGAAGACGCAAAAAAGTATATCGCTGCCGGCATCAGTACAGATCACGAATGTTTTACCGCAGCGGAAGCATTAGACAAACTGCAATACGGTATGCATATCCTGATCAGAGAAGGCAGTGCTGCTCGCAACTTCGACGCGCTCATACCACTGTTACAGGATCATCCTGAAAAGATCATGTTCTGTAGTGATGATAAGCACCCGGATAATCTTGTAGAAGGACATATCGATGCACTGGTAAGAAGAGCATTGGCATTAAAGATTGATCTGTTTAAAGTACTGCGTGCGGCCTGTGTGAATCCGGTATTACATTACAAGATACCTGCCGGATTATTACGCGTAGGCGATCCTGCTGACTTTATCGTGGCAGATCATCCCGACACATTCAACATCAAGGCAACTTATATCAACGGTCAGCTGGTCGCCCAAAACGGAGAAACATTGATCCCTTCTGTCATTGCACCGGTGATTAACAACTTTGCCTGTACACCAAAATCAACAAGCGATTTTCGTATTACCGCTGACGGTATTACGGCGAAAGTAAAAGTGATAGAAGCGCTCGACGGACAACTGATCACCAATAGTTTTACAGAGACATTGCCTGTTGTGGACAATCAGTTATTCTCTTCAACAGAAAAAGACATACTGAAACTGGCGGTCGTAAACCGTTACCAGGAAGCGCCTGTCGCATTGGGCTTCATCAGGAACTTTGGTTTTAAACAGGGCGCTATTGCTTCATCCGTTGCGCATGACAGCCATAATATCATCGTAGTCGGCGTAGATGATGAAAGCATCGCAGAGGCAGTCAATGCAGTCATTACACATAAGGGCGGTGTAAGTGTAGTGAGCAATAGTGAAGTGAGCATATTGCCGTTGCCTGTTGCCGGGTTAATGAGCAACTTAGATGGTTATGAAGTAGCGGCACAATACAGTCAGCTGGACAAAGCGGCGAAAGCACTGGGAAGCAAACTGGATGCGCCTTTCATGACATTATCATTCATGGCGCTGCTGGTTATTCCGCATCTGAAACTGAGTGACAAGGGATTGTTTGACGGAGATCATTTCAGCTTTACAGCAGCTATCTTATAG
- a CDS encoding EI24 domain-containing protein — translation MFSFREVLAAIQAYGKAHQFIMQHRLWKWILVPGILYCILFMTGSYFVWGYSGEFVEYLFNLLPLKIWIQDLESTWVSFFFILLAFSIRIMILLLYFSYYKYLFLILGSPLFAYLSEKTEAILERRDFPFSMQQFLKDMGRGIVISLRNMLYQTICVIFLIILSFIPIVGWITPLFAFFIECYFYGFSMVDYSCERHQMSPKQSINFIKGHRGIALGNGMVFYILMFIPVLGWVMAPSYAVIAATIHLSDKRLLHGATW, via the coding sequence TTGTTTTCATTCAGAGAAGTACTGGCCGCCATTCAGGCATATGGGAAGGCGCATCAGTTTATTATGCAGCACAGGTTATGGAAGTGGATACTTGTGCCCGGTATCCTTTACTGCATATTATTTATGACGGGCAGCTATTTTGTCTGGGGATATTCCGGAGAGTTTGTTGAATACCTTTTTAACCTGCTTCCGCTTAAAATATGGATCCAGGATCTCGAAAGCACCTGGGTCAGTTTCTTTTTCATTCTACTGGCCTTCTCCATCAGGATCATGATATTGCTGCTGTATTTTTCCTATTACAAATATCTCTTTCTGATATTAGGTTCTCCCTTGTTTGCCTACCTCTCGGAAAAGACGGAGGCTATACTGGAGAGACGTGATTTTCCATTCAGTATGCAGCAGTTCCTCAAGGACATGGGCAGAGGGATCGTTATCTCACTGCGTAACATGCTGTATCAGACTATCTGCGTAATATTCCTGATCATACTCTCATTTATACCGATCGTTGGCTGGATCACACCACTGTTCGCCTTTTTTATAGAATGTTATTTCTATGGTTTCTCCATGGTTGATTACAGCTGTGAAAGGCATCAAATGAGTCCGAAACAGAGTATCAATTTTATCAAAGGACACAGAGGCATTGCATTGGGCAACGGTATGGTGTTTTACATCCTGATGTTCATTCCCGTACTGGGATGGGTAATGGCTCCTTCCTATGCAGTCATTGCCGCAACTATTCACTTATCCGACAAACGATTATTGCATGGCGCAACCTGGTAA